One Spinacia oleracea cultivar Varoflay chromosome 4, BTI_SOV_V1, whole genome shotgun sequence DNA segment encodes these proteins:
- the LOC110798054 gene encoding protein FAR-RED IMPAIRED RESPONSE 1-like — MPDKVCRDLPPDSDFLQKICKAVWSEEIEPSEFEERWAKVISEFKLENNDWLLQIYEKREMWIPAYFRDLFLCGIMRTTSRSESENNFYTKFTNPHLTLVEFYMRFESSLDAQRHTQGENDNSSKHKHPECKTRSSIEKFASEVYTTTVFYEFQDKVESALFSCGLDSFKKEFGLDVYTIGEGCRVRKFDVLFNVETFDTSCLCKSFERQGIPCRHMVWVWKAKHIQKIPDAYVLNRWSIMACKKTIFDLEGNELEQCVQVVDRKRLLNDLWSEIHSCVSLAQGNELTLSALVDNLRSLRLDLESQSSIVDGLSGSVSSKAQDIELLIGAGVPSEILIKPPKVSKNKGTGVHVQGSGSDKRLKSDKEKAIEQSQKKKRLCKGCKKLGYHDIRNCPEKQK, encoded by the coding sequence ATGCCTGATAAAGTGTGTCGTGATCTTCCACCAGATTCTGACTTTCTACAAAAGATTTGCAAAGCTGTTTGGAGTGAAGAGATTGAACCGTCTGAGTTTGAAGAGAGGTGGGCTAAGGTTATTAGtgaatttaagttggaaaacaATGACTGGTTGTTGCAAATTTATGAGAAGCGTGAAATGTGGATTCCGGCTTATTTTAGGGATTTATTTTTGTGTGGTATTATGCGAACCACATCAAGGTCAGAGAGTGAGAATAACTTTTATACTAAGTTCACTAATCCACATCTTACCCTTGTTGAGTTTTACATGAGATTCGAAAGTTCTTTGGATGCTCAACGCCATACTCAAGGTGAAAATGATAATTCTTCTAAACATAAACATCCTGAATGCAAAACACGTTCTTCCATAGAGAAATTTGCTTCTGAAGTTTACACGACAACTGTTTTTTATGAGTTTCAAGACAAGGTTGAATCAGCTCTTTTCTCTTGTGGGCTTGATAGTTTTAAGAAAGAATTTGGATTGGATGTTTATACTATTGGTGAAGGTTGTCGTGTCCGTAAGTTTGATGTTCTTTTTAATGTTGAAACATTTGATACTAGTTGTTTATGCAAGTCATTTGAAAGGCAAGGGATTCCTTGTAGGCATATGGTTTGGGTTTGGAAGGCAAAACATATTCAAAAAATTCCTGATGCTTATGTGCTTAACCGGTGGAGTATAATGGCATGTAAGAAGACGATTTTTGATTTAGAAGGGAATGAGTTGGAGCAATGTGTTCAAGTTGTAGATAGGAAGAGATTGTTGAATGATTTGTGGAGTGAAATTCATTCTTGTGTGAGTTTGGCTCAAGGGAATGAATTGACACTAAGTGCTCTTGTGGATAATCTACGATCATTGAGGTTAGATTTGGAATCTCAAAGTAGTATTGTTGATGGATTGAGTGGTAGTGTTTCTAGCAAAGCTCAAGATATTGAATTGCTTATTGGAGCTGGTGTTCCTAGTGAAATTTTGATCAAACCGCCTAAAGTATCAAAGAACAAAGGAACCGGGGTTCATGTTCAAGGTAGTGGAAGTGATAAACGGTTGAAGAGTGATAAAGAAAAAGCTATTGAACAAAGTCAAAAGAAGAAGAGGTTGTGTAAAGGTTGTAAGAAGTTGGGTTACCATGATATTCGTAATTGTCCCGAAAAACAAAAGTAA
- the LOC130471468 gene encoding uncharacterized protein, protein MAIQLAIINSLENNDSKNESNKEEKDDEQVHYDNEKEQEEDLVETENDETDDEEVGDEEKNDNSDREIPRIGGRMLRNQLVAQWRKRIPGRRMIMQKMMKIRTLTMMKIKTQKLMKKRTMRINLQTSNQLQEHVQEVIEEDENINNDEIVASPPKRMKRKSVAPKTKVQSVTIEKQDEDPVEKDDEETDDDILISQFRVARTQPPRKRTKKKEKKDEKYVEKRGKGVVQKKAAKALGTRTPTRRSLRPRKTVKKEESDISEEDEEDDENYEADEEEVEEEEAEEEEKPFNKRKRQQLEIVTRAEKNKGKLRKIEEDDDDYLEILEVDEDTKPIVPKQKKKVVLYQKIPPAQLIELIKIMPDEHKEAVRKIGFGGFLSLSMANPNSALADYIVSSSNVDRQSIVLPGSGEIFVTPEDVHQVYGVPLGGEEIVEPENEDIDDNYVEFLATWRKSFKLKKGSPTNLPLISRIKDLMLEPVSNEFIWNFVIAAVNSCMRSTNNPQVYIRFMYSCMNTNTIANLDWSTFVYRHWKKSVCEWKAGTSFYTGPLPFLLVLYFDRLQRGGQQVPRQIPLLTVWNRERMTNRIAIEKARGFGQGIVLNRIGAEPTVQENAMPEAEIPKKTEATNMAGSSSNAKSEMMEFLENFGTLAKTLASNVNEMYNMLDKANEMFNEADTTDKMHSLVENIWNKYTSKKQKLSQNKDEEEPKNKTPSLISQDQHLFDEPGFMEELDKLMANAWNMYHEQKANENKNQRTPTEAQIHETVDHP, encoded by the exons ATGGCAATACAATTAGCAATTATAAACTCGTTGGAAAACAATGATTCAAA GAATGAATCcaacaaagaagaaaaagatgATGAACAAGTTCATTATGATAATGAAAAGGAACAGGAAGAAGACCTCGTGGAAACTGAAAATGATGAAACAGATGATGAAGAAGTTGGTGATGAGGAAAAGAATGATAACAGTGACAGAGAAATACCAAGAATAG GTGGGAGAATGTTAAGAAACCAACTGGTTGCCCAATGGAGAAAAAGGATTCCAGGGAGGAGGATGATAATGCAGAAGATGATGAAAATCAGAACACTGACGATGATGAAAATCAAAACGCAGAAACTGATGAAGAAGAGAACGATGAGAATAAATCTACAAACCTCAAATCAACTTCAAG AACATGT GCAGGAAGTAATCGAAGAAGATGAGAACATTAACAATGATGAAATTGTTGCATCTCCTCCGAAAAGAATGAAGAGAAAAAGCGTCGCACCAAAGACAAAAGTGCAATCAGTGACCATTGAGAAACAAGATGAAGATCCGGTGGAAAAAGACGATGAAGAAACAGATGATGATATACTAATTAGTCAGTTCAGAGTGGCAAGGACACAACCaccaagaaaaagaacaaaaaagaaagagaaaaaggatGAAAAATATGTTGAAAAAAGAGGAAAGGGAGTGGTACAGAAAAAGGCAGCAAAGGCCTTGGGAACAAGAACCCCAACAAGAAGAAGCTTAAGA CCCCGTAAAACAGTGAAGAAAGAAGAATCTGACATcagtgaagaagatgaagaagatgatgaaaatTATGAGGCAGatgaagaagaagtagaagaagaAGAGGCGGAAGAGGAGGAAAAGCCATTCAACAAGAGAAAGAGACAACAATTAGAG ATTGTGACAAGAGCAgaaaaaaacaaaggaaaattaaggaaaatcgaagaggatgatgatgattatcTGGAGATATTGGAGGTTGATGAGGATACAAAGCCGattgttccaaagcaaaagaaaaaggtGGTGTTGTATCAGAAGATTCCCCCAGCGCAATTGATAGAACTTATCAAGATAATGCCTGACGAGCACAAGGAAGCTGTCAGGAAAATTGGATTTGGGGGATTTCTGAGTCTGAGCATGGCAAATCCCAATTCAGCGTTGGCAGATTACATAGTGTCAAGCTCAAATGTAGATCGACAGTCAATAGTTCTGCCTGGAAGTGGTGAAATTTTTGTCACACCTGAAGATGTTCATCAGGTGTATGGTGTACCATTGGGAGGCGAAGAGATTGTGGAGCCAGAAAATGAAGACATTGATGATAATTATGTAGAGTTCTTAGCAACATGGAGGAAAAGTTTCAAACTGAAGAAGGGAAGCCCAACAAACTTGCCACTAATTTCTAGAATAAAGGACCTGATGCTTGAACCAGTATCCAATGAGTTCATTTGGAACTTCGTCATTGCTGCAGTGAACTCCTGTATGAGATCAACCAACAACCCACAAGTATACATCAGATTCATGTACAGctgtatgaacacaaacacgaTTGCTAATCTGGATTGGAGCACGTTTGTGTACAGACATTGGAAGAAATCTGTTTGTGAATGGAAAGCCGGAACTTCTTTCTATACAGGACCTCTACCATTCCTCTTG GTGTTGTACTTCGATCGATTACAAAGAGGAGGCCAACAAGTACCAAGACAAATCCCACTTTTAACAGTGTGGAACAGAGAAAGAATGACAAACAGAATTGCCATTGAAAAAGCAAGGGGATTTGGTCAAGGTATAGTGCTGAATCGCATAGGAGCTGAGCCAACTGTCCAAGAAAATGCAATGCCCGAAGCCGAAATCCCAAAAAAAACAGAAGCAACAAATATGGCAGGATCTTCTTCAAATGCAAAATCTGAAATGATG GAATTTTTGGAAAATTTTGGTACATTGGCAAAGACGCTTGCTTCGAATGTCAACGAGATGTACAACATGCTAGACAAAGCAAATGAAATGTTTAACGAGGCTGATACAACAGACAAAATGCATAGCCTAGTTGAAAACATTTGGAACAAGTACACCTCTAAGAAACAAAAGCTGAGCCAAAACAAAGATGAAGAAGAGCCAAAAAACAAAACCCCATCACTTATAAGCCAAGATCAGCATCTGTTTGACGAGCCTGGTTTCATGGAGGAGTTGGATAAGTTAATGGCAAATGCATGGAATATGTATCATGAGCAAAAGGCCAATGAAAACAAGAATCAAAGAACTCCAACTGAAGCACAGATACATGAAACAGTGGATCATCCATAG
- the LOC130459800 gene encoding uncharacterized protein: MIENESKFKNVEEGYRRVAEYAFAEGDITEILYYDTVTTITREDIHTLAAKEHLVNNIIDAYSYVLNMENKRRGVGKTNRFFFSTQIYLTLCTKTYFNAKDTQEERMEFLFRRMETEMNHAGVDSFKNIQLLWGFAKNFCHIDKIQSTEYVESFKTRTIKMPWRSLSNKNDCGVFLMRHMQTYEAEDAEKWECGLEKDNIEILQKLRVEYCGKILSSKLNDEHHAISMKSRKWKKEMRID; encoded by the exons AtgattgaaaatgaaagcaaattCAAGAATGTTGAAGAAGGGTATAGGAGGGTGGCAGAGTATGCATTTGCTGAAGGAGATATAAC GGAGATCTTGTATTATGACACCGTCACCACAATCACTAGAGAAGATATACATACTCTGGCAGCTAAGGAACATCTCGTGAACAACATTATTGATGCTTATTCATATGTCCTAAACATGGAAAACAAAAGGAGGGGTGTAGGGAAAACAAACAGATTCTTTTTCTCCACACAAATTTAC CTTACACTATGCACAAAGACGTATTTCAATGCAAAGGATACACAAGAAGAGAGAATGGAATTTCTGTTTAGAAGGATGGAAACAGAGATGAATCATGCAGGAGTGGACAGCTTCAAAAATATACAACTG TTATGGGGGTTTGCAAAAAATTTCTGCCATATCGACAAGATTCAAAGCACAGAGTATGTGGAATCATTTAAAACTCGGACAATTAAAATGCCATGGAGAAGCTTAAGCAACAAGAATGATTGTGGAGTGTTTTTGATGAGGCACATGCAGACATATGAGGCAGAAGATGCAGAAAAATGGGAATGTGGACTTGAGAAAGACAAT ATTGAAATACTACAAAAACTGAGGGTAGAATATTGTGGGAAAATATTATCATCAAAGCTGAATGACGAGCatcatgcaatttcaatgaAGTCGAGGAAATGGAAGAAAGAGATGAGAATAGATTAG
- the LOC130459801 gene encoding uncharacterized protein, with translation MKRIDGEQETVLQTTSTESTISIQKSVPEIEYNRVPQAKERIKHTMKFTTEEVQTTSEVIPIKRKEKERIIVRIKNPQKEKINPRGQPPKKVTLKIKGDVHGVKAAPILDNDQRNESEKLEVTTENKESEKLEDNTKEHEKEEMPLKNKKETENAEAEPTKSEEKKEEKTEADELRLPTVTTHSNELEAKEHEKEEMPLKNKKETENAEAEPTKSEEQKEEKT, from the exons ATGAAAAGAATAGACGGTGAACAAGAGACCGTGTTGCAAACAACTTCAACTGAATCAACAATTTCGATTCAAAA GAGTGTTCCTGAAATTGAATACAATAGAGTCCCTCAAGCGAAAGAAAGGATTAAACATACCATGAAATTTACTACGGAAGAGGTACAAACCACTTCTGAAGTAATTCCAATCAAGAG gaaagaaaaagaaaggatCATAGTGAGGATTAAAAATccacaaaaggaaaaaataaatcCTAG GGGTCAACCACCAAAAAAAGTTACATTGAAAATTAAAGGTGATGTTCATGGAGTGAAGGCGGCACCTATATTGGACAATGATCAAAG GAATGAATCGGAAAAGTTGGAAGTAACAACTGAGAATAAAGAATCTGAGAAGTTGGAAGATAACACAAAAGAGCATGAAAAGGAAGAGATGCccctgaaaaataaaaaagaaacagaaAATGCCGAGGCAGAGCCAACAAAATCAGAGGAAAAGAAGGAAGAGAAGACAGAAGCTGATGAGTTAAGGCTGCCAACTGTTACAACTCATTCAAATGAGTTAGAAGCAAAAGAGCATGAAAAGGAAGAGATGCccctgaaaaataaaaaagaaacagaaAATGCTGAGGCAGAGCCAACAAAATCAGAGGAACAGAAGGAAGAGAAGACATAA